In the bacterium SCSIO 12741 genome, ATGCCTTCATCCTCTGTTTCCAGGTCATAAACGACCCATTTGACGCTTTTTTCATCCAATTGGTAGCGGAGTGCCATTTTGGAGTCAGAACCCATTTCTTGAGCCTTTAAAGCATTTTGGATCAACAAAGAGTCCAATCCTTTGGCCCACTCATTGGTAGGAGCCACTCTGTTGTGCCAATATTCCATGTAACTCAACTCCTCTGGTGCAACCTCTTCAACCAAACTTGACGATTCGTATTCGGTCGGTTCTACCGGACGGTTCCAACTGCTGTCCCATTGTACAACAGCCATCCAAGAAGAATACTCCTGTCCTGCAGCCGTATATCGCATCGATTCAGGCTCTCCATCCTGGTTCCATCCTAAAATACCGATCTCCTTTTTATCATCAAGACCATCATACATGAGAAATACTGAATCACCCTTAACGCGGTACTGCCCTTTTTGTCGTTCGATACCAAAGCAAACCGACCGCTTCACAAATTGATCACCGGGCAGGAAATAAATATGCGTTTGGCAATTGGCTGCGCCTTCATTTTGCACCGTTAGCGTGGGCTCATCACCCAGAATTACCGGGTAATACACTCCGGATGGAAAAATGAATACAAAAGCCAAGATCGATGCCGAAAGAATCCAACGTACCAATCCTGCCTTATTCTTAAAGCGTTCAAGCGCCATGGTACCCAGCTTAAGACCAAGGGTTACGAGCAAAATGAGGTAAACCAGGGAAAGAACCATGAAGACCAGAAACTCCTCCAGGCCCGGAATCTGCTCCCATAAAAATGCGGTATTGGTAACCACCAGAAGGAAAAGGGAAGCCAGCAGAGTTTTGCTCTTGGTAAAATCTTGAAGGGTCATCGAAAAGCTTTGCTGCAAAAGTCGGTAAAAGTATCGATTGAAATCTGTGACTCAGATCACTTGAAAGGGAAAGTGCCCCATCGTTTTGCAAGGAAACGTTTGTAAACGATTATAAACATTTAAAAGCATTTAACTCCCGAATCAACAGGGGGAATAGCCTTTACTTTGGTTGGACCATGAATACGTTGAAGAATAAAGTAATCCTAATTGGCCGACTGGGTAAAGATCCCGAAATCCGCCAATTGAACGACCAAACCAAATTAGCCCGCTTTAGTCTGGCCACCTCCGAAAAATACCTCGATCGATCCGGGCATGCCCAAAAAGATACCCAATGGCACCACGTGGTAGCTTGGAACGGGATCGCCACCCTGGTTGAAAATTATGTACACAAAGGGCAGGAAATTGCCGTTGAGGGGCGCTTACGCTATCGGCAATACCAAGGAAGAGATGGGATAAAGAAAACGGCCACCGAAATAGTAGTCCATGAATTGATGATGCTACGATCTCCCAAAACAGCCTACCTCCCACTGAGTCAAGTTCAAGAGCCTGATAGTGAAGACCTAAAAAGGTATCTGGAGGAGTTGGAATTTGAGGATTCGCTTCTTTCTGAGGAAGACGAGTAGCTCGTTATTCACCTTGGAGATG is a window encoding:
- a CDS encoding single-stranded DNA-binding protein, with translation MNTLKNKVILIGRLGKDPEIRQLNDQTKLARFSLATSEKYLDRSGHAQKDTQWHHVVAWNGIATLVENYVHKGQEIAVEGRLRYRQYQGRDGIKKTATEIVVHELMMLRSPKTAYLPLSQVQEPDSEDLKRYLEELEFEDSLLSEEDE